The Puntigrus tetrazona isolate hp1 chromosome 16, ASM1883169v1, whole genome shotgun sequence genome includes a region encoding these proteins:
- the oprd1b gene encoding opioid receptor, delta 1b has protein sequence MEPLTVTVSDFSERYPSVLSNSSFVEEPAGLLSNWSGGSKPKAVKDSTAVAIAVCITALYSVICVVGLFGNILVMYGVVRYTKMKTATNIYIFNLALADALATSTLPFQSAKYLMSTWPFGELLCKLVIAIDYYNMFTSIFTLTMMSVDRYIAVCHPVRALDFRTPIKAKIINICIWILSSAVGFPVMIMAVTVTTTDKTVCMLKFPDPDWYWDTVTKICVFIFAFVVPVLVITICYGLMILRLKSVRLLSGSKEKDRNLRRITRMVLVVVAAFIICWTPIHIFIIIKTVVEINHKNLLVVACWHLCIALGYMNSSLNPVLYAFLDENFKRCFREFCLPFRSRMEHSSFSRARSATREPISVCAKSESIKQPT, from the exons ATGGAGCCTCTAACGGTGACTGTTAGTGATTTTTCCGAGCGGTATCCTTCAGTTCTGTCAAACTCGAGCTTTGTGGAGGAACCAGCGGGACTTCTGTCCAACTGGAGCGGAGGCAGCAAGCCGAAGGCGGTAAAAGACAGCACTGCGGTCGCTATAGCTGTGTGCATCACCGCGCTGTACTCTGTCATCTGTGTGGTGGGACTGTTCGGAAATATTCTGGTTATGTACGGTGTAGTCAG gtACACGAAGATGAAGACAGCTaccaacatttacatttttaacctgGCTTTGGCCGATGCGTTAGCCACCAGTACTTTACCCTTCCAGAGTGCCAAATACCTCATGAGCACCTGGCCATTTGGGGAGCTCTTGTGTAAATTGGTCATTGCAATTGACTACTACAACATGTTTACAAGTATTTTCACTCTGACGATGATGAGTGTAGACCGTTACATTGCTGTCTGCCATCCAGTGAGAGCCCTGGACTTCCGCACGCCCATTAAAGCAAAGATCATCAACATCTGCATATGGATTCTATCCTCTGCTGTCGGCTTCCCAGTCATGATTATGGCCGTTACAGTGACAACCACAG ACAAAACAGTCTGCATGTTGAAATTCCCAGACCCGGATTGGTACTGGGATACTGTGACCAAgatctgtgttttcattttcgCCTTTGTGGTTCCCGTCTTGGTCATCACCATCTGTTACGGCCTGATGATCCTTCGTCTCAAGAGTGTTCGCTTGCTGTCCGGCTCCAAAGAGAAGGACAGGAACCTCCGGCGCATCACTCGTATGGTATTGGTTGTGGTGGCGGCCTTCATCATCTGCTGGACCCCCATTCatatcttcatcatcatcaaaactGTAGTGGAGATCAACCATAAGAATCTGCTTGTGGTGGCGTGCTGGCATCTGTGTATTGCTCTGGGCTACATGAACAGCAGCCTCAACCCGGTCCTGTATGCTTTTCTAGATGAAAACTTCAAGAGGTGCTTCAGAGAATTCTGCTTGCCCTTTCGTTCCCGCATGGAGCACAGCAGCTTTTCCCGAGCCCGTAGCGCCACGAGAGAGCCCATCTCGGTGTGTGCCAAGTCTGAATCGATAAAACAGCCCACATGA